A genome region from Halocatena salina includes the following:
- a CDS encoding sugar phosphate nucleotidyltransferase translates to MKAVVLAGGYATRLWPITKHRPKMFLPVGEATVIDHILRELEIEDRIEMVYVSTNERFGAEFSTYLRDSEFEKPQLSIERSSAEREKFGVVGALTRLVEREDIEDDMVVIGGDNLFSFDIADFIDAFEMWAAPTIAAYDVGTPENATPYGVLELDDRCVVGFSEKPDDPTSSLVSVACYGFPRETLSLLDCYLAEGNNPDEPGWFVQWLQERKSTHAYTFDGAWFDIGTQESYLEALAWQLDGESYVAESATLENVTIGDDVYVMDDATLVDSTIERTVVFPGTTIESATVRRSIVDTDARIVDLSIHDGLIGAHTQLSNRQGRP, encoded by the coding sequence ATGAAAGCTGTCGTCCTCGCGGGGGGCTACGCCACGCGGCTCTGGCCGATTACGAAACATCGACCGAAGATGTTCCTTCCGGTCGGCGAAGCGACGGTCATCGATCACATCCTGCGGGAACTGGAGATTGAGGATCGAATCGAGATGGTATATGTCAGCACCAACGAGCGATTCGGTGCCGAATTCAGCACGTATCTCCGTGACAGTGAGTTCGAGAAACCCCAGCTGTCGATCGAACGATCGAGTGCCGAACGGGAGAAATTCGGCGTCGTCGGTGCACTCACCCGGCTCGTTGAACGAGAAGACATCGAGGACGATATGGTTGTGATCGGGGGTGATAACCTGTTTAGCTTCGATATCGCCGATTTTATCGATGCATTCGAGATGTGGGCAGCACCCACGATCGCAGCCTACGACGTGGGCACACCCGAGAACGCAACGCCTTACGGCGTGCTGGAACTCGACGATAGGTGTGTCGTCGGCTTTTCGGAGAAACCCGATGATCCAACCAGCTCACTCGTTTCGGTTGCCTGCTATGGATTCCCACGAGAGACGTTATCGCTGCTCGATTGCTATCTCGCCGAAGGCAATAATCCAGACGAACCGGGGTGGTTCGTCCAGTGGCTTCAGGAACGAAAGTCAACCCACGCCTACACATTCGATGGAGCATGGTTCGACATCGGAACGCAGGAGAGCTACCTCGAAGCCCTCGCCTGGCAGCTCGACGGTGAGTCATACGTCGCTGAGAGTGCGACGCTCGAGAACGTAACCATCGGCGACGACGTGTACGTGATGGACGACGCGACACTCGTCGATTCGACCATCGAACGGACAGTGGTCTTTCCCGGAACGACGATCGAATCGGCAACCGTTCGCCGATCGATCGTGGATACGGATGCACGTATCGTCGATCTATCCATCCACGATGGATTGATCGGCGCCCACACGCAACTCTCGAACAGACAGGGTCGACCGTAG
- a CDS encoding IS6 family transposase, giving the protein MLADLLSESYDTDLEESWENERTTTPVRAFAVRLHATGCSLREITTILSELGVERSHGAVWNWVHRLADSVSDPPPSRVAIDETAVKINGEWSWLYAAIDLDTKLILDAQLFGRHGTDPAAAFLHGLREKHDLSEAVFLVDQFGYRTALARLGLNGQVDYTDRNLIEKWYHTFKMRVDRFHNSWVGSRRSARRWIEQFVHYYNHQRPHQSLDGRTPADEVLN; this is encoded by the coding sequence ATGCTCGCAGACCTGCTCAGCGAGAGCTACGATACAGATTTAGAAGAATCTTGGGAGAATGAGCGGACGACGACGCCCGTCAGGGCGTTCGCCGTCCGTCTCCATGCAACCGGTTGTTCACTTCGGGAGATAACAACTATTCTTTCAGAACTCGGCGTCGAACGCTCTCACGGAGCGGTTTGGAACTGGGTACACCGGCTGGCTGACAGCGTTTCTGACCCGCCGCCGTCGCGGGTCGCGATTGATGAGACTGCTGTCAAGATTAACGGTGAATGGTCTTGGTTGTACGCTGCAATAGACCTCGACACGAAGTTGATTCTCGACGCCCAGTTGTTCGGACGCCACGGCACCGATCCGGCAGCTGCGTTCCTGCATGGACTCCGCGAGAAACACGATCTCTCCGAGGCGGTGTTTCTCGTCGATCAGTTCGGCTACCGGACTGCCCTTGCTCGATTGGGGTTGAACGGACAGGTCGACTATACCGACCGAAACCTCATCGAGAAGTGGTATCACACCTTCAAAATGCGAGTTGACCGTTTCCATAACTCGTGGGTGGGCAGTCGGCGGAGTGCCCGCAGATGGATTGAACAATTTGTGCACTACTACAATCATCAGAGACCGCATCAATCGCTCGATGGACGAACGCCAGCCGACGAAGTGCTAAACTAG
- a CDS encoding DUF7123 family protein has translation MDARSETQPKGNVKRKALEAYLRRKIADGHHYFKRRKIAAETDLSSKEIGALLFQLQGSASEFSVTKWGYSGGTTWYIERNSE, from the coding sequence ATGGACGCGCGATCCGAGACCCAACCGAAGGGCAACGTGAAACGCAAGGCGCTAGAAGCCTATCTTCGTCGAAAAATCGCAGACGGACATCACTACTTCAAAAGAAGGAAAATAGCCGCAGAGACAGACCTGTCCTCGAAAGAAATTGGTGCTTTGCTCTTCCAACTCCAAGGTTCAGCGTCCGAATTTTCCGTTACTAAATGGGGTTACAGCGGTGGGACGACGTGGTACATCGAACGGAATTCCGAGTGA